One window of the Podospora pseudopauciseta strain CBS 411.78 chromosome 4, whole genome shotgun sequence genome contains the following:
- a CDS encoding hypothetical protein (EggNog:ENOG503PFNE; COG:S), protein MPGIPFGALDNLKGKLKAAFKSRAEKKAKKDAEKAKKDEAAPAAATGESSTAAPAAAAGTAVTAGTEATKTETAPAAAPVETPAAATEAATEAAPAAAAEEKKEEAPAPAAAPAAETTAAAAAPTAATEPTPAPAPAPVAAEPAPAPAVETPAPAPAPAPAPAVEEEKKEEAAAAPAVEATPASAAAPAAATTTTTA, encoded by the exons atgcCTGGAATCC CATTCGGCGCTCTCGACAACCTGAAGggcaagctcaaggctgCCTTCAAGAGCcgggccgagaagaaggcgaagaaggacgctgagaaggccaagaaggacgagGCGGCCCCGGCTGCTGCTACTGGTGAGAGCAGCACTGCTGCTCCCGCCGCGGCCGCTGGTACCGCTGTCACTGCTGGCACCGAGGCCACCAAGACCGAGACGGCCCCGGCGGCTGCCCCTGTTGAGACTCCGGCTG CCGCTACTGAAGCTGCTACTGAAGCTGctcccgctgctgctgccgaggagaagaaggaggaggctccCGCCCCAGCTG CTGCCCCCGCTGCTGAGACCACCGCcgcggctgctgctccgaCAGCTGCCACCGAGCCGACCCCCGCTCCTGCTCCGGCCCCAGTCGCTGCTGAGCCGGCTCCTGCTCCCGCCGTGGAGACCcctgctcccgctcccgctcccgctcccgctcccgctgtcgaggaggagaagaaggaggaggcggctgctgctccggCTGTCGAGGCCACTCCTGCctcggctgctgctcctgctgcggctaccaccaccactactgCCTAA
- a CDS encoding hypothetical protein (EggNog:ENOG503NUCH; COG:T), with amino-acid sequence MSEGNDCITRSAAEAGPNDEATRSRDDVLPGMNPKGGAPEDGKPTLDRIATDVGDKEEVCTESSTTGTTHVDTGTSIPSEVMQSPTAMSTAVSSWSASEDRQLGQGTAQDPTDRVFPIRSVISVGEPGPMGRKSTEQEPRRKMSLSEPGHTPIPPTPGFGNGKQLELHSERTPFARGRSAVAASLPVTPAAAPWSPPAPTARERRQQTVSGSLSSIQADAERYGNPMPLSLADSSDEEQAVTETPSRAEETLSERKSSIAPSIPDSLYTTRFTHVMTDEGHAVITGRDGKLQRCEDEPIHTPGAVQGFGMLLTLREDAEGRLQVRHVSENSQKIIGYRPQELFALGDFLDILSDEQADNLLDHVDFIRDEDADPATNGPEVFSLSLRPPNHDKSVKLWCAIHTNPAHPNLIVCEFELDNDLQNPLRPVDEDTLNLPEDTLQSNPTLEELTESTEILSKPLRVLRSARKRRGEAGAMQVFDIMSQVQEQLANAPNLEIFLKILVGIVKELTGFHRVMIYQFDSMFNGKVVTELVDPALTRDLYKGLHFPASDIPKQARELYKLNKVRLLYDRDLETARIVCRSTEDLEVPLDMTHSYLRAMSPIHLKYLANMAVRSSMSISINAFGDLWGLIACHSYGPKGMRVSFPIRKMCRLVGDTVSRNIERLSYASRLQARKLINTVPTEHNPSGYIIASSDDLLKLFDADFGMLSIREETKILGKVEHSQEALAMLEYLRLRKFTSVLTTQDVKVDFPDLHYPPGFQVIAGLLYVPLSVGGNDFIVFFRRGQVKEVKWAGNPYEKTFKEGTEAYLQPRTSFKVWNETVVGKSRDWSEEQVETAAVLCLVYGKFIEVWRQKEAALQSSRLTRLLLANSAHEVRTPLNAIINYLEIALEGSLDQETRDNLSRSHSASKSLIYVINDLLDLTKTEEGQELVKDEIFDLPACVREGTEPFKNDARRKGIEYEFIEHPGLPKFVYGDQRRVRQAVANVTANAVQHTSAGHVRVELYLAELLERRVRVEIVVQDTGSGMSNTQLDALFRDLEQVSTDEGDDMFSPLEGAHDKEKPEKDRTLGLGLAVVARILRNMDGQLRLKSEPGKGSRFVMQLPFELPEDAASADGTATASGALSETSRTGSVATASTPRPTDGEVIVVNRGSGGTTHTNQSISAKKSFDDSISTHSHRSIASKSSAKSGMSDAERLIDAIQTPITWGELDPELAKRRRSSRGAYYNPPAPGTKDGHGTRSLSPTRRVRPSEPTRSGSSPTNIKQQSQPLTEPPASHESPPGVRFINDSRTPLKPVRIPDEYHDKPSLPQHSETSGILFEIPPTPDVREDTREVAASTSAGEVAATPGLEVLVAEDDPINLKVLRKRLEKAGHKVSHALNGEDCATMYGEKPRGYDVVLMDMQMPIVDGLTSTKMIRTFETSSSRPQPPELSAIAQNHGRIPIIAVSASLVEREKDTYVDAGFDGWILKPIDFKRLEELLKGIVDDGVRERALYVPGEWERGGWFAARSGQQEAMVN; translated from the exons ATGTCCGAGGGGAATGATTGTATAACTCGGTCTGCCGCGGAAGCTGGTCCTAACGACGAGGCTACTAGGTCTCGCGACGACGTCTTGCCCGGCATGAATCCAAAAGGAGGTGCCCCAGAGGATGGGAAACCGACACTTGACAGAATCGCCACCGACGTGGGCGACAAAGAGGAGGTATGCACCGAGTCATCGACAACTGGAACCACCCATGTTGACACAGGTACTTCCATCCCAAGTGAGGTTATGCAGTCGCCAACGGCCATGTCGACCGCCGTGTCATCATGGAGTGCGTCTGAAGATCGCCAGCTCGGTCAGGGGACCGCTCAGGATCCCACAGATCGCGTCTTTCCCATCCGATCCGTCATCAGTGTTGGGGAGCCTGGGCCGATGGGGAGAAAGTCGACCGAGCAGGAACCGCGACGGAAGATGTCGCTTTCAGAGCCAGGACACACGCCAATCCCTCCGACCCCAGGTTTCGGCAATGGGAAACAACTGGAGCTACATTCGGAGCGTACTCCATTTGCACGGGGCCGGTCTGCAGTTGCGGCTTCGCTACCTGTGACTCCGGCAGCCGCTCCGTGGTCGCCACCTGCTCCCACTGCGCGAGAGCGTCGACAACAGACTGTGTCAGGGTCGCTCTCCAGCATTCAAGCGGACGCAGAAAGATACGGCAATCCCATGCCGCTCTCTCTGGCCGATTCATCCGACGAGGAGCAGGCTGTAACCGAAACACCGAGTCGTGCCGAGGAAACCCTATCAGAACGCAAATCCTCCATCGCCCCGTCGATTCCCGACTCGCTCTACACAACTCGCTTCACGCATGTCATGACGGACGAGGGACACGCCGTCATCACAGGGCGGGACGGGAAGCTGCAGCGGTGCGAGGATGAGCCCATTCATACCCCTGGGGCGGTCCAAGGGTTTGGCATGCTTCTGACCCTGCGTGAAGACGCCGAGGGCCGGTTGCAAGTACGGCACGTCAGTGAAAACTCACAAAAAATCATTGGGTACCGACCCCAGGAGCTGTTCGCACTCGGCGATTTTCTGGATATCCTCAGCGATGAGCAGGCCGATAATCTGCTGGACCATGTTGACTTCATTAGAGACGAGGATGCAGATCCAGCAACCAACGGTCCCGAGGTCTTCAGTCTGTCTCTCCGCCCGCCAAATCATGACAAATCTGTCAAGCTGTGGTGTGCCATTCACACTAACCCGGCCCATCCCAATCTCATCGTGTGCGAATTTGAGTTGGACAATGACCTTCAAAATCCATTACGCCCTGTCGATGAAGACACGCTTAATCTGCCAGAAGATACACTGCAGTCGAACCCGACCTTGGAAGAGCTCACCGAGTCCACCGAGATTCTGAGCAAACCGTTGCGGGTGTTGAGGAGCGCGCGAAAGCGTAGGGGAGAGGCCGGCGCCATGCAGGTGTTCGACATTATGAGCCAAGTGCAGGAACAGCTCGCCAACGCTCCAAACCTAGAGATCTTTCTGAAAATTCTGGTGGGCATTGTCAAAGAGTTGACAGGTTTTCATCGCGTCATGATTTACCAGTTCGATTCCATGTTTAACGGCAAGGTGGTCACGGAGCTTGTCGACCCAGCACTCACCAGGGATCTGTACAAGGGACTGCATTTTCCTGCCTCTGACATTCCGAAACAGGCGCGTGAACTGTACAAGCTCAACAAAGTTCGCCTTCTCTATGATCGAGACCTCGAAACGGCCAGAATTGTGTGCCGGTCGACAGAGGACCTCGAAGTGCCCCTGGACATGACCCATTCCTACCTCCGGGCCATGTCACCAATTCATCTCAAATACCTCGCCAACATGGCTGTTCGCTCCTCCATGTCGATATCGATTAATGCCTTTGGCGACCTGTGGGGGCTGATTGCCTGCCACTCGTATGGCCCCAAGGGCATGCGAGTCTCGTTTCCCATCAGGAAGATGTGCCGGCTGGTCGGCGACACAGTTTCGCGCAACATTGAACGCCTCTCCTACGCATCGCGTCTGCAAGCTCGCAAACTGATCAACACCGTGCCCACCGAACACAACCCGTCGGGCTACATCATTGCCTCCTCCGACGACTTGCTCAAGCTCTTCGATGCCGATTTTGGAATGCTTTCTATTCGAGAAGAGACCAAGATTCTAGGAAAGGTTGAGCATTCTCAAGAGGCCCTGGCAATGCTCGAGTATCTCCGGCTTCGGAAATTCACCTCCGTCCTCACCACGCAAGACGTCAAGGTTGACTTTCCCGATTTGCATTACCCGCCCGGGTTTCAGGTCATCGCTGGTCTGCTATACGTCCCCTTGAGCGTCGGCGGCAATGATTTCATCGTTTTCTTCCGCAGGGGCCAGGTCAAGGAAGTCAAGTGGGCGGGAAATCCGTATGAGAAAACCTTTAAAGAAGGGACAGAGGCCTACCTCCAGCCGCGGACGAGTTTCAAGGTGTGGAACGAGACCGTGGTGGGCAAGAGCCGAGACTGGTCTGAGGAACAGGTCGAGACGGCCGCAGTGCTGTGCTTGGTCTACGGCAAGTTCATCGAGGTCTGGCGGCAGAAGGAGGCGGCGCTGCAGAGCAGCCGGCTCACAAGACTCTTGCTGGCAAACTCGGCCCACGAAGTGCGCACGCCGCTCAACGCCATCATTAACTACCTCGAGATCGCGCTGGAAGGCTCCCTGGATCAGGAAACCAGAGACAATCTGTCACGTTCCCACTCGGCGTCAAAGTCGTTGATTTATGTCATCAATGACCTGCTGGATCTCACCAAAACCGAGGAGGGCCAGGAGCTCGTCAAGGACGAGATTTTTGACCTGCCAGCCTGCGTCCGGGAAGGGACGGAGCCCTTCAAAAACGATGCCAGGCGGAAGGGCATCGAATACGAGTTCATCGAGCATCCGGGGCTCCCAAAGTTCGTGTATGGGGACCAACGTCGCGTCCGACAGGCAGTTGCCAACGTGACAGCGAATGCCGTGCAGCACACATCGGCCGGTCATGTCAGGGTCGAGCTGTACCTGGCCGAACTCCTTGAGCGTCGAGTTCGGGTCGAGATCGTGGTGCAGGACACGGGCTCGGGTATGAGCAATACCCAGCTCGATGCCTTGTTTAGAGATCTCGAACAAGTCTCTACGGATGAGGGTGACGATATGTTCAGTCCGCTCGAGGGCGCCCACGACAAGGAAAAACCGGAAAAGGACAGAACGCTTGGGTTGGGGCTGGCAGTAGTGGCGCGTATCTTGCGAAACATGGACGGCCAACTTCGGCTCAAATCTGAGCCGGGCAAAGGATCTCGCTTTGTTATGCAGTTGCCGTTTGAGCTTCCCGAGGATGCCGCCTCGGCAGACGGGACAGCGACAGCCTCGGGTGCCCTGTCAGAGACCTCCAGAACTGGATCCGTCGCGACAGCGTCGACACCTCGACCCACTGACGGAGAGgtcatcgtcgtcaacaGGGGAAGCGGCGGAACCACCCATACCAACCAGTCGATATCAGCAAAGAAAAGCTTTGACGACTCCATAAGCACGCACAGCCACCGTAGCATAGCCAGCAAGAGCAGTGCCAAGAGTGGGATGAGCGACGCCGAACGGTTAATCGATGCTATCCAGACACCCATCACCTGGGGCGAGTTGGACCCTGAATTAGCCAAACGACGACGGAGCTCACGAGGCGCATATTACAATCCACCAGCACCAGGTACCAAAGACGGCCATGGAACACGCTCTCTGAGCCCTACAAGGCGGGTCAGGCCATCTGAACCTACTCGGTCAGGCTCTTCTcccaccaacatcaaacaGCAGTCGCAACCTCTCACCGAACCCCCTGCCTCTCACGAAAGCCCACCGGGAGTGCGGTTCATCAATGACTCCAGGACCCCGCTGAAACCTGTACGCATACCAGACGAGTACCACGACAAGCCATCGCTGCCTCAGCACAGCGAGACGTCGGGTATCCTCTTTGAAATCCCGCCCACCCCTGACGTTCGAGAGGACACCCGGGAGGTTGCCGCCTCGACGAGTGCGGGCGAGGTTGCTGCCACGCCAGGCTTGGAAGTCCTCGTTGCCGAGGACGATCCGATCAACCTCAAGGTTTTGAGGAAGCGGTTGGAAAAGGCTGGGCACAAGGTTTCCCATGCGCTGAACGGCGAAGATTGCGCGACAATGTATGGGGAGAAACCTAGAGGCTATGATGTGGTGCTCATGGATATGCAG ATGCCCATCGTGGACGGCCTTACTAGCACCAAGATGATCAGGACATTCGAGACATCGAGCAGCCGCCCCCAGCCCCCCGAACTGTCCGCCATTGCGCAGAACCATGGGAGAATACCAATCATTGCGGTCTCGGCGagcttggtggagagggaaaaggacACGTATGTTGATGCGGGATTTGACGGGTGGATTCTGAAGCCCATCGACTtcaagaggttggaggagctgttgaAAGGGAttgtggatgatggggtgagggagagggcgttgTATGTGCCGGgagagtgggagagggggggctGGTTTGCTGCGAGGAGTGGGCAGCAGGAGGCGATGGTGAATTAG